One Gloeothece citriformis PCC 7424 DNA window includes the following coding sequences:
- a CDS encoding TniQ family protein yields MHNTKIFKVYPSLNTNLPIIPERSVLYSLEPIGVGTPYCESLTSYLTRLSYEHGVSIDKLLSLNDFFTHYEKEPYPNNRHGVINHLIGMYDNLRAVNGIGKQAQTLVNCLEKLTGQNNLSYLTLLTWSEITCHRKLFKVYKSWCPRCFQEWKLQKELIYEPLIWFFQEAKICYKHQQILTNQCPYCSTNILLLSSSPGFCSKCSQWLGSLSNYELDSKEILKDEELSWQNYLIPSLQDLIAIAPSLLKSPDKYQFLTFIHVLLKSNNTLTKNQLAKVLGLSFTQLQAYYQDFCLPSLPSLISISHSTNISLVKMLTENHSEGLDKSYKITSFNKDYVKSNKKIGSYQKRKSRNKIIKALKNAITENPPPTLISVIKQLGYKNTSYFYYKFPELCHQITKRSKEYRHQLSLKNIENIQNEIEEIILYLHAQGIEPTINLLRSLMPKSGFLRHQPIREYILKLQKELGYFVND; encoded by the coding sequence ATGCACAATACAAAAATATTTAAAGTTTATCCTTCTTTAAACACTAATTTACCCATAATTCCTGAAAGAAGTGTTTTATACTCATTAGAACCTATTGGAGTAGGCACACCCTATTGCGAAAGCTTAACGAGCTATTTAACTCGTCTTAGTTATGAGCATGGTGTTTCAATTGATAAATTACTTTCACTTAATGATTTTTTCACGCATTATGAAAAAGAACCCTATCCTAATAATAGACATGGAGTTATTAATCACTTAATTGGAATGTATGATAATCTAAGAGCCGTTAATGGAATTGGTAAACAAGCACAGACTTTAGTAAATTGTCTAGAAAAATTAACTGGACAAAATAATTTATCTTATTTAACATTGTTGACTTGGTCTGAGATAACTTGTCATCGAAAGTTATTTAAGGTCTATAAATCTTGGTGTCCTCGTTGTTTTCAGGAATGGAAGCTACAAAAAGAATTGATTTATGAACCTTTAATCTGGTTTTTTCAAGAAGCTAAAATTTGTTATAAACATCAACAAATATTAACAAATCAATGTCCTTATTGCTCTACTAATATTCTTCTTTTATCTTCATCTCCTGGTTTTTGTTCTAAATGTAGCCAATGGCTAGGCAGTTTATCTAATTACGAATTAGATAGTAAAGAAATATTAAAAGATGAAGAGTTATCTTGGCAAAATTATCTTATTCCTAGTCTTCAAGATTTAATAGCCATTGCTCCTAGTTTATTAAAATCTCCTGATAAATATCAATTCTTAACTTTTATTCATGTATTATTAAAAAGCAATAATACTTTAACTAAAAATCAATTAGCTAAAGTATTAGGACTAAGTTTTACTCAATTGCAAGCGTATTATCAAGATTTTTGTTTGCCGTCATTACCTTCTTTGATTTCTATATCTCATTCAACTAATATTTCTTTAGTTAAGATGTTAACAGAAAATCATAGTGAAGGTTTGGATAAAAGTTATAAAATAACTTCTTTTAATAAAGATTATGTTAAAAGTAATAAAAAAATTGGTTCTTATCAAAAACGAAAGTCAAGAAATAAAATCATTAAAGCTTTAAAAAACGCTATTACAGAAAATCCCCCACCTACTTTAATTTCAGTTATCAAGCAACTTGGTTATAAAAACACCAGCTACTTTTATTATAAATTTCCTGAACTTTGTCACCAAATTACTAAAAGATCTAAAGAATATCGTCATCAATTAAGTTTAAAAAATATAGAAAATATACAGAATGAAATTGAAGAGATTATTTTATATCTTCATGCTCAAGGGATAGAACCCACAATTAACTTACTTCGCTCTTTAATGCCCAAATCGGGTTTTCTGAGACATCAACCTATTCGAGAGTATATTTTAAAGCTTCAAAAAGAGTTGGGCTATTTTGTGAATGACTAA
- the ssb gene encoding single-stranded DNA-binding protein, with the protein MTTANFISLVGRASKDPESKYFLSGACVCKVDIAVKRGKDDEPDWFSLEFWEKTAEVAANYIRKGGLIAVQGEVLINWWKDPEQGNRFKPVVRVKNLELLASAKNDSVTPPNNVDDDSPIPTPVKSKAKLILNKN; encoded by the coding sequence ATGACTACTGCCAATTTTATTTCATTAGTGGGACGTGCATCAAAAGATCCCGAAAGCAAATATTTTCTATCTGGGGCTTGTGTGTGCAAAGTCGATATCGCGGTCAAACGCGGCAAGGACGATGAACCTGATTGGTTTAGTTTAGAATTCTGGGAAAAGACGGCAGAAGTAGCTGCTAATTATATTCGTAAAGGAGGATTAATAGCAGTTCAAGGAGAAGTCCTCATCAATTGGTGGAAAGACCCAGAACAAGGTAACAGATTTAAACCTGTAGTCCGAGTCAAAAATTTAGAATTATTGGCATCGGCTAAAAATGATTCTGTAACTCCTCCAAATAATGTTGATGACGACAGTCCTATTCCCACTCCAGTTAAATCTAAAGCCAAACTAATTCTTAATAAAAATTAA